A genomic window from Solanum dulcamara chromosome 11, daSolDulc1.2, whole genome shotgun sequence includes:
- the LOC129872185 gene encoding protein MEI2-like 5 — translation MPMINVSKEKGRTPWEIRPGSDSVHVSSDASLFSSSVPVLQHEKLKVSDGDHGHQSIGDASPSLKKIHLDVEVDVLLDDGENHTIGSLLPDDEDELLAGIMDGFDPSRIPNYTDDLEEEDLFAGGGLELEPDGQEHLNLGISRVSLADPGSNGAAIYGFSNGGGAVTGEHPLGEHPSRTLFVRNINSNVEDSELRTLFEQYGDIRTLYTACKHRGFVMISYFDIRAARTAMRALQNKPLRRRKLDIHFSIPKDNPSDKDVNQGTLVVFNLDPSVSNDDLRHIFGVYGEIKEIRETPHKRHHKFIEYYDVRAAEAALRTLNRSDIAGKRIKLEPSRPGGARRNLVLQSTQEPEQDDSWTFRHPLGSSIGNSSPGNWPQFGSPIEHGSTQSPGTSPGFRSLSPTIANNLHGLASILHPRASNTLRVAPIGDDRTKSGHADFSNGSNHGAPFPQSNSFPEPKISQFGGTVSSFGASNTNGPVVETLSGPQFLWGSPKLQSQQSNSSARKTESLANAFSYSGQGDRFSLSNHQQSFLNSSQHHQHHLHHVGSAPSGLPLDRHFGFYPDSSILSPGFRGMGIGPRDGSLMVNYGARTTLNAGVAVPRNMSDNGSPGFGMMSSQRLSPLFLSNGHFPGHAASSFEGLTERSRTRRVDNNNGNQMDNKKLFQLDLDKIRCGEDTRTTLMIKNIPNKYTSKMLLAAIDEQHKGTFDFLYLPIDFKNKCNVGYAFINMLSPSLIIPFYEAFNGKKWEKFNSEKVAALAYARIQGKTALVAHFQNSSLMNEDKRCRPILFHSESSELGDQIVQEHLSSGCLHNIQVCQSNESDFLGSQGSPPEDPVDKLENS, via the exons ATGCCAATGATAAATGTATCTAAAGAAAAGGGAAGAACACCATGGGAGATTCGTCCAGGATCTGATTCCGTCCATGTCTCTAGTGATGCTTCTCTTTTCTCAAGCTCAGTGCCTGTTCTTCAACATGAGAAGC TGAAAGTGAGTGACGGCGACCATGGTCATCAATCCATTGGTGATGCATCACCAAGCTTGAAGAAAATTCACCTGGATGTAGAGGTTGATGTGCTGCTGGATGATGGTGAAAATCACACAATTGGAAGCTTGCTTCCTGATGACGAGGATGAACTTTTAGCTGGGATAATGGATGGGTTTGACCCTAgtcgaattcccaattacacaGATGACTTGGAAGAGGAGGATCTTTTTGCTGGAGGAGGCTTAGAATTAGAGCCTGATGGTCAGGAACACTTAAACCTGGGTATATCGAGAGTAAGTCTGGCCGATCCAGGTAGCAATGGAGCTGCTATTTATGGATTTTCAAATGGTGGGGGTGCAGTTACCGGAGAACATCCACTTGGAGAGCACCCTTCAAGAACATTATTTGTTCGCAACATAAATAGCAATGTTGAGGATTCTGAGCTAAGAACTCTCTTTGAG CAATATGGTGATATCCGGACTCTCTATACTGCCTGTAAGCATAGGGGGTTTGTAATGATATCATACTTCGATATTCGTGCTGCTCGAACTGCAATGCGAGCATTGCAAAATAAGCCACTGCGAAGGAGAAAACTAGACATACATTTCTCAATCCCCAAG GACAACCCCTCAGACAAAGATGTAAATCAAGGAACTCTTGTGGTTTTTAATCTAGATCCATCAGTATCAAATGATGACCTCCGCCACATATTTGGGGTTTATGGTGAGATCAAAGAG ATAAGGGAAACACCCCACAAGAGGCACCATAAGTTTATCGAATATTACGATGTTAGAGCTGCAGAAGCTGCCCTTAGGACCTTAAATAGGAGTGACATAGCGGGCAAGCGCATAAAGCTTGAACCAAGCCGCCCTGGAGGAGCTCGTCGAAA TCTTGTATTGCAATCAACTCAAGAACCTGAACAAGATGACTCTTGGACTTTTCGGCATCCATTGGGTTCCTCAATTGGTAATTCTTCCCCGG GTAATTGGCCACAATTTGGAAGTCCTATAGAGCATGGCTCCACGCAAAGTCCTGGCACTTCACCAGGCTTTAGATCCCTGAGTCCCACCATTGCCAATAATTTACATGGGTTAGCTTCAATTTTGCATCCTCGTGCATCAAATACCTTGAGGGTAGCACCTATTGGTGATGATCGCACAAAGAGTGGTCATGCAGATTTTTCTAATGGTTCAAACCATGGTGCTCCCTTCCCTCAGTCTAATTCTTTCCCTGAGCCTAAAATAAGCCAGTTTGGTGGAACAGTGTCCTCTTTTGGTGCTTCAAATACAAATGGTCCTGTTGTTGAAACACTATCAGGACCACAGTTTCTCTGGGGCAGTCCAAAGTTGCAGTCTCAACAGAGTAATTCTTCAGCCCGGAAAACTGAGTCTTTGGCGAATGCTTTTTCATATAGTGGTCAGGGCGACAGGTTTTCCTTATCAAACCATCAACAATCTTTCCTCAATTCATCTCAGCACCATCAGCACCACCTTCATCATGTTGGATCTGCTCCATCTGGTCTTCCCCTTGATAGGCATTTTGGTTTTTACCCAGACTCATCAATCTTGAGTCCAGGTTTTAGGGGCATGGGTATAGGTCCTCGTGACGGAAGTTTGATGGTTAACTATGGTGCTCGTACTACTTTGAATGCTGGTGTTGCTGTTCCAAGGAATATGTCGGACAATGGTTCTCCTGGATTTGGCATGATGTCTTCCCAAAGACTTAGTCCATTATTCCTAAGTAATGGTCATTTCCCAGGACATGCAGCTTCTAGCTTTGAGGGGCTGACTGAACGCAGTCGCACTCGACGTGTTGACAATAATAATGGGAACCAGATGGACAACAAGAAGCTGTTTCAACTTGATTTGGATAAGATTAGATGTGGTGAAGATACTCGGACAACTTTGATGATTAAGAATATTCCTAACAA GTACACCTCCAAGATGCTTTTAGCTGCTATTGACGAACAACATAAAGGCACTTTTGATTTTCTATATCTGCCCATCGATTTCAAG AACAAATGCAACGTGGGATATGCGTTTATCAACATGTTGTCTCCATCACTCATTATCCCGTTTTATGAG GCATTTAATGGAAAGAAGTGGGAGAAATTCaatagtgagaaagtggctgcTTTGGCTTATGCTCGGATTCAGGGAAAGACGGCCCTTGTAGCGCACTTCCAGAATTCAAGTTTGATGAATGAAGATAAGCGATGTAGGCCAATCCTTTTCCACTCAGAAAGCTCAGAATTGGGGGATCAG ATTGTTCAGGAACATCTTTCATCGGGATGTTTGCATAATATTCAAGTCTGCCAGTCAAATGAGTCAGATTTCCTGGGGTCACAAGGTAGCCCACCTGAGGATCCAGTTGACAAATTGGAGAATAGCTAG